A region from the Montipora foliosa isolate CH-2021 unplaced genomic scaffold, ASM3666993v2 scaffold_414, whole genome shotgun sequence genome encodes:
- the LOC137988354 gene encoding uncharacterized protein, which produces MSSPAKANTAPLEPNVVIANEVHDAVEVDDTDHVEFDLDELKEQLGIDSILEKLNDLAAKFCSGKTRTEYSGSEAQNSKSSSETAKGVFDPSAAVVPREVASTNEPYEEEFKFPSVFEEAESFGPEVAEVISQRVNDACSKKAMDSKLKDLYEKYKTPANCKYLCVPKVNLELWHDLSKESKSKDLGLQELQKGIVKASQPIIQLFDSALSARKDKSLMDPNVLLPLLADAVTFLGHASFLTSLKRREFLKPDIARPYQSVCNRSNAITTCLFGDELPKHVKEIGEVNKISRKVSGRPTSIRNMVSSYKRGFDTPSRSYTQRSGRKSTFLGYRGRGSYFHDRQQVGGRLAPITSTKLQKDKV; this is translated from the coding sequence ATGTCTTCGCCAGCCAAGGCTAATACTGCACCTTTGGAACCCAATGTGGTGATTGCGAATGAAGTTCACGACGCGGTTGAGGTCGACGACACAGACCACGTGGAATTTGATTTGGATGAGTTGAAGGAACAGCTCGGAATCGACAGTATTCTTGAAAAGCTCAACGACCTTGCTGCAAAGTTCTGTAGCGGGAAAACTAGGACTGAGTACTCTGGTTCAGAGGCTCAAAATTCAAAGTCCTCTTCAGAAACCGCCAAAGGGGTTTTTGACCCCTCGGCCGCAGTAGTTCCACGCGAAGTCGCATCAACTAATGAGCCTTACGAGGAGGAGTTTAAGTTTCCTTCGGTATTCGAGGAAGCCGAAAGTTTTGGACCTGAGGTGGCTGAGGTCATTTCTCAACGAGTCAATGATGCATGCTCTAAAAAAGCCATGGACTCCAAGTTAAAGGATCTGTACGAGAAGTATAAGACTCCTGCTAATTGTAAATACTTGTGTGTGCCTAAAGTCAACTTAGAGCTGTGGCACGATTTGTCTAAGGAGTCTAAATCCAAGGACCTCGGTCTTCAAGAGCTCCAGAAGGGTATTGTCAAGGCATCTCAGCCTATAATACAGTTGTTTGATTCAGCACTTAGCGCTCGCAAAGACAAGTCTTTAATGGATCCCAATGTTTTGCTACCTTTATTGGCAGACGCTGTTACCTTTCTGGGGCATGCATCTTTTCTTACATCTCTTAAACGAAGAGAGTTTCTTAAACCAGATATCGCCAGGCCTTATCAGTCTGTTTGTAACAGGTCTAACGCCATTACAACTTGCTTGTTTGGGGATGAATTGCCcaagcatgttaaagagatcgGAGAGGTCAATAAGATATCAAGGAAGGTGTCTGGCCGTCCGACTTCAATCAGGAATATGGTCAGTTCTTACAAGAGAGGGTTTGATACACCTAGCAGGAGCTACACACAGAGGTCTGGCAGAAAGTCCACTTTTTTAGGCTACCGAGGTCGTGGAAGTTACTTT